One part of the Synechococcales cyanobacterium T60_A2020_003 genome encodes these proteins:
- a CDS encoding SH3 domain-containing protein — MYWDTAAFETTVPYSSGDRIGTLTATDPTAQINVRSESTQYSRAIAYGLVGDRVSILDCVVDTDSARSDLNWCEVRFPESGAIGWIRSDFIIFPSDGY; from the coding sequence GTGTACTGGGATACGGCTGCCTTTGAAACGACTGTCCCCTATTCCAGTGGTGATCGGATTGGCACCCTGACGGCTACCGATCCAACTGCTCAAATTAATGTGCGGAGTGAGTCCACACAGTATTCACGGGCGATCGCCTATGGATTGGTCGGTGACAGAGTGAGTATTTTGGACTGTGTGGTAGATACTGATTCTGCACGTAGTGATTTGAATTGGTGTGAAGTGCGATTTCCAGAATCTGGCGCGATCGGCTGGATTCGCAGCGATTTTATTATCTTCCCCAGTGACGGTTACTAA